TGGCGGGTAACGGCGCGGTTCTGAAACATGCGTCCAACGTACCGGGCTGTGCACTCGCCATCGAGAGTGTGTTCGTGGCGGCTGGCTTCCCGAATGACATCTTCCGAACATTGCTTATTGGCGGCGACGAGGTCGATCGCGTTATTCGGCATCCAGTGATCCGCGCTGTCTCGCTAACGGGCAGCACGCAGGCAGGGAAAGCCGTTGCGACGTCGGCCGCCGCCGTTCTGAAGAGAACCGTTCTCGAACTCGGCGGAAGTGACCCCTATGTCGTTCTCGAGGACGCGAACCTTCGAGAGGCCGTCCGTCTCTGCGTCCAGAGTCGATTGATCAATAATGGCCAGTCGTGCATTGCGGCCAAACGCTTCATTGTCCCGAAAGCGATCCTGGCTGAATTCGAAGACAGGTTCGTAAATGAAATGCGCTCCAGGAGAGTCGGCGATCCGCTGAAGGAAACCACTGATGTCGGCCCGCTCGCCCGAGCGGACCTAAGGGCAGAGCTCCACCTTCAGGTTCAACGAAGCGTCGAGCGGGGGGCCAGTTGCCTGTTGGGGGGATTCATTCCCGACGGAGAAGGTGTGTTCTACCCTCCTACCGTGCTGACCAATGTCTCGCCCGGAATGCCGGCGTATGACGACGAATTGTTTGGGCCTGTCGCCGCGATTATCCCGGTGAATAACGACGACGAGGCCATCGAGGTAGCCAACGACTCTGTGTATGGACTCGGAGCCGCCGTATTCACCCGCAACGTCAGGCGAGGGCGAAAGATTGCTGAGGAACAGCTGGAGGCGGGAGCATGCTTCGTCAACACTTTCGTCCGTTCGGACCCGCGACTTCCTTTTGGTGGAATCAAGGAAAGCGGATTTGGTCGCGAACTGGGGCGAAACGGTATTCGCGAGTTCGTTAACATCAAGAGCGTCTACATCAACTGACAACACTGGACGCAGAGAACCCTCAGGTCCACGCGACCTCTACTCCTAACTGATACCCACAGATATGTCCTCCCACTCCTCTGCCAGAACGAAACGTCGGAGCGCACAACTTCGATCAAGCAATACCAGTGCGGCGGACACCGAGTTCGACACGCGCTATGTACACGGCCTTTTCTGCAATCGCACGCTGAACCTGCGATCGATCCAGGCGATTGGCTACGACATGGATTACACGCTGATCCACTATCGGATGAGTGAGTGGGAGAACCGTGCGTACGATCACCTCAAGGCTAGATTGCTTGCGGCAAATTGGCCCGTCGAAAAGCTCGAATTCGATCCCAATCTGGTGACGCGAGGATTGATCATCGATACCTCCAGGGGCAATGTCCTGAAGGCTAACCGCTTCGGATATGTGAAGCACGCCTTTCACGGCACAAAGCCGATCGAGTTCGAATCAAAGAAGCGGGTGTATCGCGACACGCTTGTCGACCTGAGCGACCGTCGGTGGGTCTTCATGAACACGTTGTTCTCGATTTCAGAAGCCTGCATGTATATGCAGCTGGTCGATCTTCTCGACGACGGGCACGTGAATCAGGTTCGTGGCTATGATGAACTCTATCAATTCGTGCGGCGCTCCCTCGACGAAGCTCACGTGGAAGGTCAGTTGAAGAGGGATATCATGTCCGATCCCGAGCGCTTCGTCGAACTCGACAAGGATCTTGCGCCCGCTTTGCTCGACCAGAAGTTTGCAGGAAAGAAGCTTCTGCTCATCACCAATTCGGAATGGAGTTACACCGCCCCGATGATGTCATTCGTGCTGGATTCGTATCTGCCAGACGGTATGACGTGGACCGACCTGTTTGACATCAAGATTGTTGGAGCACGCAAACCCGATTTCTTCGCGCTCCGGATGCCAACATTTGAAGTGGTTGACGAAGCTGGTCTCCTGAAGGCTCACGTGGGCTTGCTCGAGTCCGGCCGCACCTATGTTGGAGCCAATGCCAGTCTGGTTGAGGACAGCCTCGATCTCTCCGGAGACGAGATTCTGTACGTCGGCGACCACATCTTCGCCGACGTCAACGTGTCGAAGAGCATCAACCGATGGCGTACTGCGCTCATCATCCGTGAGTTGGAGGATGAGATTCGCGCCCTCGAAGGATTCCAGAAATCGGAAGTGATATTGACGGATTTGATGCAGCGGAAAGAGCAGATTGAGTCGGAGTATTCCGAGACGCGGGTACGCCTGCTTCGTGCCAGGCACGGCTATGGTGAGTCCGACGATACGGAGCCCGCAATTCATGAAAAGCAGATGTCCGAGTTGCGGGGCAGGCTTGTCAGGCTCGACGAGAAGATTGCACCGCTGGCGCAGGCGTCAGCTCGTCTACTCAATCCGAACTGGGGACCGCTGATGCGAACCGGGAAGGACAAAAGCCATCTCGCCCGGCAGATCGAGAGGTACGCGGATGTCTATACGACTCGGGTATCTAACTTTCTGCATCACACGCCTTACATATACTTGCGTGCGCACCGGGGGAGCCTGCCCCATGACACAATCGACGAATTCGGAGCCTACATCTAGTGCGACTCACTAGTTGAGCACCACGACACTCCGCACGCGCACAGCCTGGACGTCGTAGTCGCTCTGTACCGGCTCTCTGAAATCTGCCGATCCATGTGCGGGTATCTCTCTGACCACCGCGTACATTCCGTCGACACGTCGATTCTTGTCGTCGAATAATGTTATCTGAATCTGGGCACCGCCGACGGCAGTATCCGAGTCGTTGAACACCGTTCCCGTGAGAATGCGCGCACCGCTCGGATGAAGCTTGAGCTCGATTGTCTCGACGCGTAACGCCGGACCCTTGTCTCGTGTGCCGCACGCTGCGACGGTGAGTGCCACGAAAAACACCAAGATCACGAGCGCACTTGTGCGGTACTGTTGGTTAATCATTTCGCGTTAGTCAAGTCCGTACTGGGACGCGATCTCCTCCAGAGAGTACAGATCTGAATCCGGTTCGCCCAACATCTCCCTGGTGATAAGGTGGGCGCCCATCACCAACGCATCCATGTTCGTTCTCCGAAAACACTGAAAAGCATCGTCGGGCGTGCATACGATGGGTTCCCCACGCACGTTAAAACTTGTGTTGACGAGAACGGGACAGCCCGTGAGATGACCGAACTCCTTCAGCAAGCGATGGAAGAGTGGATTGCGCGTTTCGTCTACGGTCTGGATTCTGGCTGAGCCATCAACGTGGGTGACCGCCGGAATGGGAGAATCGATAAGGGAAAGGCGGTCGAGCCCGGTCCCGCTGATCGCCACGTTCCGCACAGAAGACACCAGCAACATGTACGGGCTCTCCGCTTCCGTTTCAAAAAAAGAGGAGACGTCTTCGGCCGACACGCTTGGTGCAAAGGGTCGGAAGCTCTCGCGAAACTTGATCTTCAGATTCACTCGTCGCTGAACGTCGCGACCACGAGGATCCGCGAGAATGGAACGGCAACCCAGCGCCCGCGGGCCGAACTCCATGCGGCCATGGAACCAGCCAACGACGTTACCTGCGGCAAGGAGAGCCGCCGTGCGAGCAGCCACATCGCCACTTTCCATGGTCTCGAACGGGATGTCGTTCGACTTGAGAAATGACTTGATATCACTGTCACTGAATTCCGGACCCAGATGGCTGGCCCTCATGGCATCAGGCCGCCTGGGTACCCGGTCCTTCCCGAAATAGTCGTACCAGGCGACTAGTGCCGCACCGAGGGAGCCTCCGGCATCCCCGGCAGCCGGCTGAATCCAGATATCTTCGAATCCACCCTCGCGCAAAAGCCGACCGTTGGCCACACAATTCAATGCCACCCCGCCGGCGAGGCACAGATTTGTCTCACCCGTTACCTGACGTACGTGCGATGCCATCGACAAGATCACGTCTTCCGTGACCTCCTGGACAGAGCGTGCCAGATCCATCTCGCGCTGGGTCAGGGGTGTCTCGGGCTTTCTTTCCGGTCCTTCGAAAAGCGTCGCGAACTTGCGTCCCGTCATTCGCAATCCGTGAGCA
This region of Rhodothermales bacterium genomic DNA includes:
- a CDS encoding aldehyde dehydrogenase family protein, with the protein product AGNGAVLKHASNVPGCALAIESVFVAAGFPNDIFRTLLIGGDEVDRVIRHPVIRAVSLTGSTQAGKAVATSAAAVLKRTVLELGGSDPYVVLEDANLREAVRLCVQSRLINNGQSCIAAKRFIVPKAILAEFEDRFVNEMRSRRVGDPLKETTDVGPLARADLRAELHLQVQRSVERGASCLLGGFIPDGEGVFYPPTVLTNVSPGMPAYDDELFGPVAAIIPVNNDDEAIEVANDSVYGLGAAVFTRNVRRGRKIAEEQLEAGACFVNTFVRSDPRLPFGGIKESGFGRELGRNGIREFVNIKSVYIN
- a CDS encoding HAD-IG family 5'-nucleotidase, which encodes MSSHSSARTKRRSAQLRSSNTSAADTEFDTRYVHGLFCNRTLNLRSIQAIGYDMDYTLIHYRMSEWENRAYDHLKARLLAANWPVEKLEFDPNLVTRGLIIDTSRGNVLKANRFGYVKHAFHGTKPIEFESKKRVYRDTLVDLSDRRWVFMNTLFSISEACMYMQLVDLLDDGHVNQVRGYDELYQFVRRSLDEAHVEGQLKRDIMSDPERFVELDKDLAPALLDQKFAGKKLLLITNSEWSYTAPMMSFVLDSYLPDGMTWTDLFDIKIVGARKPDFFALRMPTFEVVDEAGLLKAHVGLLESGRTYVGANASLVEDSLDLSGDEILYVGDHIFADVNVSKSINRWRTALIIRELEDEIRALEGFQKSEVILTDLMQRKEQIESEYSETRVRLLRARHGYGESDDTEPAIHEKQMSELRGRLVRLDEKIAPLAQASARLLNPNWGPLMRTGKDKSHLARQIERYADVYTTRVSNFLHHTPYIYLRAHRGSLPHDTIDEFGAYI
- a CDS encoding carbamoyltransferase, with the translated sequence MGYVLGISCWYHDSAAALLLDGEVVAAAQEERFTRRKHDPEFPTHAIRYCLDYAGISSRDLDAIAFYDKPFLKFERLLETYVSYAPRGLRSFTKAMPLWLKRKLWIPDLLQRELEYDGVIVFPEHHESHAASAFFPSPFERSAFLTTDGVGEWTTTSFGVGAGSSIEIQSEIHFPHSLGLLYSAFTYFCGFKVNSGEYKLMGLAPYGEPRFVSTIREKLIDVRSDGSFRLNMKYFEYAHGLRMTGRKFATLFEGPERKPETPLTQREMDLARSVQEVTEDVILSMASHVRQVTGETNLCLAGGVALNCVANGRLLREGGFEDIWIQPAAGDAGGSLGAALVAWYDYFGKDRVPRRPDAMRASHLGPEFSDSDIKSFLKSNDIPFETMESGDVAARTAALLAAGNVVGWFHGRMEFGPRALGCRSILADPRGRDVQRRVNLKIKFRESFRPFAPSVSAEDVSSFFETEAESPYMLLVSSVRNVAISGTGLDRLSLIDSPIPAVTHVDGSARIQTVDETRNPLFHRLLKEFGHLTGCPVLVNTSFNVRGEPIVCTPDDAFQCFRRTNMDALVMGAHLITREMLGEPDSDLYSLEEIASQYGLD